TTTTCGCAAGGATCGCATCGAGCTGGGCCAGCATTTTACCTTTGTCCCCGGGCATGCTCCCGCGTATGGCGAAGTAATTGGAGGCATGCATGGAGCTGAAGAAGCAGTCCGAGAACGCGGCATGTTCGACAATAGTCCTCAACTCCATCAGGGAATCGAAGGGCGTTATAAGCTCGAAATTTCCTTTCTCCCACTCAAGGTAAAGCGGTGTGCCGGGTATCAGCGTCAGAGTAAGCGCGCCCGCATAATCGGGATCCATCTCCGTTAAAATGCGCGCCGTCTCCATGGCGTGCCGCCGGCTGCCCTGCACGCCGCCCAGGCCGAGTATCACGGTCACCGACAGAAGTATACCCGCCTCCCTTACCTTGGCCGCAGCTTCCACCATCTCGGTATGCGTGGCTCCCTTTTTGATCCTGCTTAGAACCTCGTCGTCGCCGCTTTCCACACCCATATAGAGTATGCCCAGCTTGAGCTCTCTCAGTGCCTTCAGCTCTGCCACGCTGCGCCTGAGCACGTCCTGGGGTGTGGCATAGCAGGCTATACGCTCCAGAGAGGGGAATTTGCCGTTCAGGTATTGCAGCGCTTCCACAAGTTTGGGATAGGGATAAACCAGCGCGTCCCCGTCCTGTAAAAAGACGCGCCTGCCGTCCCAGCGGCGCAGGATGGCATAGACGATGTCGGGCTGGCCCGGCAGCGCCATACGGGAGTTCATATAGAGGGACATGGCGTCGATCTCGCTTTTAACATCCTGAAGGTCGCGTATACCCAGATTGGTGAAGGAAAATGCGCAGAAAGCGCAGGTATTGTTGGAGCAGCCTGACGTGAGTGGCAGGTAGTAGCTGGCATGCTCGCTGGGAGGTCTGATAATCTCCGGCCGTTCAAATCTCATATTTTGATCCCGCTCAATATCAATGTAATTTCGCCACGTAGCTGTTGAGCGGCACACCCAGCGACCTGGCTACAGGGCCGCACTTGGCCTTGAGGCAGAAGAAAATTTTACCCTGGGGGTCCAGTTCATCAAGGGTTTCATAATAACCCATGCCCTTAGCGAAAATAAAATCGGCCGCAGCGAAAGCCTGCTTGAACTCCTCAGAGGCCAGCTCAAACAGGACCCCCGGCGTAGCGGTTCCCGTGGTTATCACCTCCCCGGCCTCCTGCTGCAGGCCGGCTTTGCGGATATCGGCGATGGTGACATCGTTCTGTACCGGCAACTCCTTCACCACGTATATGGTCCTTGCGTATCTGCGCATCAAATTGAGCAGCGGCATATCGAAAAACACTTCCCCGCTGTTATCAGCCAGGTACAGCACAAGGCTTGAGCTCCTGACCCGGCCTTCCAGCAGCGCCGAATCGTCGATCGCGAACTGCAACCCGTTTTCCCTGACCTCTTTCTCCAATTCCCCGATCGGCCTGAAGAAATCCATGGCATTGCCCTGCGCCGCCAGCCTGAGATAATCAACGAAATTCTCCTTGTAGCTGTCCTGTACCAGGGCAAACAGCTTGCGGGCCTCGCTGATCTCGATGTCCTTGAACTTTCGATAAGGGTCATGGTTTCCCGTTACCTGCTTGATGAGGTGGTGCAACGGGGCGGCAACTTCAATAGATACGATGCCGGGCTTCAATTTGTCCCTGATCAGCTCCCCGGCGGCGCGCTTCGAATCCTCCCTCAGGACGGGATCGTCGGTGGCAAAGCCGGACGCCTGGTGGGCCAGCCTCATCAGACAGTCATGGCATTCCGTGGATACTTTCACAACTATTATCGCTATTGCGGGCGCACCTGAAGGTACGCCCCTACAGGTAATAAATGCAGGGGCGGGTTTTTAAACCCGCCCGAAATTGAAATACATACTCAGAACTGCCTGCGGGTCCTGAGGATAAGAATCAGGGTCACGATGACCAGCAAGGTACCGATCCCGATAACGATCCAGACCCACAGCGGTGTCTCCTGTCCCGTTGTTGCCGTATCTGGCACAGGAGGCGCCTCTTCGGTGCGGAAGCTGAAGTTTGCGCTCCAATCACTGGTAATCGGCTGGCCGTTGACCTCGGTTGCCCTCACTCTCCAGAAGTAATTGGTGTCGTAGTCCAGCGTCCCGCTATATTCATATCCTGTTGAAGAAGTGCTGACCTGTATTATAACCTGCGTGAATTCGGAATCTGCCGACATCTGGAATTCATAGCGGGTGGCCTCCTTCCAGGGCGACCAGGAGAAAGATGAAGGCCTGACCTTGCAGGCCATGCATCCGTTGTCGGGAGCCAGCAACTGCACACCATAGTAAGGCGAGTTAACAATGAATCCGGGTTTAACAGTGAAGCTGCGCGCATCCGACCAGGGGCTGGCTGCGATCTGCGTGGTGGCCGAGCGGTAGGAACGTACCCTCCAGTAATAAATCGCACCGGCCTCGGGCAATGCCGCCGGCGCAAGCCAGATGCCCGGACTGGTCATGTTGGACTCATCCATAGCGGCCCGGATCGAGCCCGTGACCGCCTGGATATTTTGGGCGTTGGATATGGCCGGATCGACTCTCAACGTAAAGAGCTTATCCTTGGCAACCTGCAGTTCGTAAACGGTGGAAAGGCAAAGCTGTTCCCATGACAGGTCGATTTGCTGGTTGCGCCCCGTCACCGGATCGGCCCCCACCAGCGCGCCGTCGGCAGGCGCGCGCAGCGCAGGCCCCTTCTTGGCCAGGCAATCAGTATATACCCACAACATGCCCCGCCTGTTGTCAGGATCGTAGCCGGGGTCCTGCATATAGCGGCCCCTGAGCAGGCCTGCCAGGGCTGCGATAAAAGCGTTTATATCACCTGTGAAAGGGATCACTGTATTATCCAGGCTGAATCCGGACTGGTTATCGATCGCCCACAGGGATGTATTGGTATTGGGTGAGCAGCAGCCACAGGCTTTGAGAGCGCTCGGCTCCAGCGTGAAATGCACATAGCACTGTGAAGAGGGCTGAAAGATGTCCAGGCAGTCCCAGTAAATACCGGGCTTGGGCATACCATTGCGCGGCTCCAGTGTACGGCATACGCCGCTGTTCGAGGGCAAACCTCCGGGCGCCGGTGCCAGCGAAGTCGAAATGTTATCGTGTACCGCGTAAATGGCCGGCTGCGGACTGCCCGTGAAGGCCATTGCGATGCCGTAGTAACCCACCAGGTGCGGCGGGTCGCCCGGAACCGCTGCCCCACCCCACCAATTGGGACCATCCGCGCCGTTGGTCGAGTCCATCATATCGTTGTCGCTCCAGCGTGTGAAAGCGGGTGCGGTATTGCGGTAGACGGTGCCCGTCACGTTATCGCCAACAGCAGCATAAATAAAGTTATTATTCTGGAAATCAGTATCGAATATGGCATGGACATTGCCTTTGACGGGCATATCATCCAGGTATCTGTAGAAATTCACACCGCTGTCGGCGGAGTAGGACAAAGACGTTCCGGTCAGTGTGGAACCCCAGTTGGCCCCCACCAGCACTTTGCCATCCCGCGCTACGATAGTATGCGGTGTCACGTAAGTATTGGCCCCGGCCAGGTTGGTGGACCAGGCGGTGCCGGTATACACCAGTTTTTGCACCATGCCGGTGACCCCGGCAACATATATCACCCTGCTGGAATCGAATGTAAAGTCCTCCACTAAATACCGGGGAGCAACGGCAGCCCAGTAGTCCCCATAATCGGGTGACCACGCCATTACCCCGGATCCCGAAGTCGAAGACGGCGCGAACCTTGCGGCCCAGGCCACCACACCTCCGTCGGATGAGTCTGTGCAGGATTGTACCGTGCGCAGGAGAGGCAGGTCGGTCTGCGGCACACGGCAGCAGACCGAAGTGGTATGCAGGAAGACCCTCTCCCAGTAGGTGCCCAGGGGCGCCACGGCAGGAAGAGGGGCGGCCACACCCGGGCTGATGGTTGATCGCCATACGCTGTCGAATTCATTGCAGCCGACGCCCGCATCTCTGTGCACAGAGGCCAAATATATCGTTGTACAGTCGGCCGACACGGCCACATCGTTGAACCAGTCGATGGTGGTATCGATCAGTGAGAGCTGGTTCCAGGTGTCACCATTGTTGCGGCTGATGGAGAAAGCCGACTCGTCATTGGGTATCCGGGTGGATATCCAGGGACTGGGCGACCCGCCCGGTATGACTATTGCCGGCGAGTCCCACCATACGGCGTTGTCGCCGATGATGCCCGATCCGGTGGCGGCATAGGCCAGCGACCCATTGGGATTCCAGGCCACCAGGGCGGCGCCGACGCCCGTCAGATTGTCGCTGCACACCGTTGCATTATCGCTGCCGCAGTTGCCCTGGTTGCCGGCGCCGGTGGGCGGCTTGAGAGACACATAACCGCAGGAGCCGGCGCACGCGCAGGGCGTATCCATAAACAAAGTAGGCACCATCGCATTGCAGGGTGACCCGAAGGCGAAACCCGCCAGCAGTTTACCGCTTGAGTAGGTCCCGAAAAAGGCGATGCTGTATACCTGACGATAGGCCAACGTAGAACCGTAAATGGCGGCCGGCACCTCGTTATCGATCCTGAATACACCTGTTACATTGGCCGCATCGGGAAAGGGGGCATACAGGCTGACGAAGGCGCGCCTGAGCGAGGGCGACATGCCGCTGTAATCGGAAGGGAGGCTCAGGTCCGCGACACCCAGGTTATCGTAAGAAGGGGAGACGTTAGCCGTAGTTGCAACTTCCACGCCTGCTCCAGGGAAAACGTAGGACAGTATGGAGTTGCTGCTCATATCACGTAAACCGATATTGTAGTTGGTACGGTTAACATCGGCATAGATCATAACAACAGCGTTGTCCCCGTTGTAAGTCGGCGAGAATTTTAGGGCGAAATAATCGATGTTGGCTGCGGGGGCCTGCTGCTGCATCCACGAGCCGAAGCCTGCGCCCCTCATGATAAACAGCCTGCCGTTCCCAGCTCCGCTGCGCGTGCCGATCGCGTAATCGCGGCCGGTCCCGTAATCCATGGATATATCCAGGGCCCCGATGGCTTCGCCGGCAGCCGCCATGGCCGGGGCGCCGGCATTGTTCCATGCTGCCCCGCCGTCGGTGGTTACCCAGAGCTCGACCGGTCCCGTGGCCTGTGTGCCGGCTGTAATCGCCCAGATTTTGGCATCGTCGGGCGCGACAGCTACCTGGTAAACATGTTTATCGGCGGCCCATGCTGCATTGCCCGCCAGCATTCTATATGCTGAAGTGGTCCAGGATATGCCGCTGTTGGCCGTATTATAGAGAACTCCCAGCGGACCGGGGGTGTTGGTCGCAGTGACCGTCCTGTTATCCACCGTGACTGCAGCCAGCAGTGTCTTGCCGTCATGGGCGACAGCAATGTCGCGTATCTCGCTGCCCGTGAAACTGCCGCCGATATAAGGATTCAGAACGTCATTTCTATTGGCGACCGAATTGGGCGTACTGACAGTATCCCAGCGCATTACGCCGGGATCAGCATCCGAGCGGTACGGATTCAAAAGGCCTGACTGCAGCAGAGTTACAACTGCAGCCAGTATACAGAATATGAACAACTTGCCGGGTTTTGTTTTTTTCATACGCGGTTGGCCAGTCTCCAGTATCCCCGACCTAGCAAAACGTGTACTATAATAGCACAAGCCGATAGTTAAATGAATTATTAAGGATATGTTATAAAATATGCCTGATACATTGAAACGCCTGCTTGAGCACGGTAAAAATGAGCCGGTTGCGGGGTTCCTGGGAATGAGGTTGCTGGAGCTGTCCCCGGGGTATGCCCGTGTGTCCATGCCGATGAAGCCCGAATATATCAATTTCAACGGTATGATCTTCGGCGGCATTATCTCGTCGGTGGCGGACCAGGCTTTCGCCTACGCCACCAACTCGGTGATCAATCCCAACGTTGCATCGCAATTCAATATCCATTTCATAGCAGCGGTCGGTGTGGAGGACGAACTGACGGCGGAGTGCCGCGTTATGAAGAGCGGCAAGCGGGTATGCATCTCCGAGATCAAGGTTATGAACCGGGAGGGACAGCTTATCGCCACGGCCACCGGCACCACCATCCCTCTGATTTAGAGCCCCGCGACGGGCTTGCGCAACTAAACGGCGACATCTTATTATTAACAGGTAACGGTTTAAATATGCGTAAGGTAAAGATACTGTTTACCGAAATACACAAGCCCGAGTACCACGATAAAAACCCTTTCCGCGAAGGTTTTGAGTGGGGCAAGAAAGTGGTGCTGGACCTGTGCGTGGATATCGACCTGGACGAGATGTTCAATATCTACATCGAGCAGCCGGAGAAGCGCGTCAGGAACGGCAGGGTGATCAAATTCAGCGAATTCGCCATGGAATATCTGGAGCAGGAGCAGCAGCGACAGCGCCGGGTGCAAAGCGGCGGAGGCGATATCTCAGATGAGGGCAAGGCATAGCAAATAAAGGCAGGGGGTATTAGGATGGAAGACTTTGAGAAACTGGGGGTGTTCTACATCGGCAGGGAATATGACATGGCCCAAAAGAAATCGGGCGAAAACCTGGTACTTTACGATTCCAAGGACCTTGTAACGCACGGTGTTTGCGTGGGCATGACCGGCAGCGGCAAAACGGGCCTGTGTATATCTATTCTTGAGGAGGCGGCCCTGGACGGCATACCTGCCATTATCATAGACCCCAAAGGCGACATGCCCAACATGATGTTGACCTTTCCCCAGTTGAGAGCGGAGGATTTCCTGCCATGGATTAACGAGGACGATGCGCGCCGCAAGGGCCTTACGCCGCAGGATTTCGCGGCCAAACAGGCCGATCTGTGGAAGAACGGGCTGGCCTCCTGGGGCGAGAGCGGTGACCGCATCGCCAAGCTCAAGCAGGCGGCTGACTTCGTGATTTACACGCCCGGCAGCACGGCGGGGATCCCCGTCTCCATATTGAAATCGTTTGCCGCACCTCCGGCAGCCCTGATCGAGGATAACGAACTGCTGAGGGACAGGATTAATTCCACGGTCACCAGCCTTCTGGGGCTGGTGGGCAAGGATGCGGACCCCATCAAGAGCAGGGAACATATATTGATTTCGACCATACTGGATAACGCCTGGAGGCAGGGCATCGATCTCGACCTGGCAGCCCTCATACAGCAGGTACAGACACCTCCCGTCAGCAGGATCGGCGTCATCGATCTCGACTCGTTCTACCCTGCTAAGGACAGGTTTGAACTGGCCATGCTGATCAATAACCTGCTGGCTGCGCCGGGCTTCAACGCCTGGCTGGAGGGCGAGGCGCTGGACATCGGGCAGATGCTCTACGGCCCGTCGGGCAAGCCGCGCATGTCGATCTTCTCCATCGCGCATCTCGGCGACGCCGAGCGCATGTTCTTCGTCTCCCTGCTGCTCAACCAGGTACTGGCATGGATGCGCCAGCAACCGGGCACCACCAGCCTGCGCGCCATGGTCTACATGGACGAGATCTTCGGCTATTTCCCGCCGGTGGCCAATCCTCCTTCCAAACAGCCCCTGCTGACACTGCTCAAACAGGCCCGCGCCTTCGGCGTGGGGATACTGCTGGCCACTCAGAACCCGGTAGACCTCGACTACAAGGGGCTTTCCAACACAGGAACATGGCTGCTGGGCCGGCTGCAGACCGAGCGTGACAAGGCACGTGTGCTGGAAGGGCTCGAGGGCGCGTCAGCAAGCCAGGGGGCGAAATTCGACCGCCAGGCCATGGAGCAGACGCTGGCCGGCCTGGGCAACCGCGTCTTCCTCATGAACAACGTCCACGACGACGAGGCGACGATATTCGAGACCCGCTGGGCTATGTCATACCTGAGGGGACCACTCACCCGCACACAGATTAAGACGCTGATGGACCCGGTAAAGGCCCAGATGCCCAAAGCGCCTGCGCCTGCCGCGCAGGCAACCGCCTCTCAGTCGCCCGCATTCACAGCACCTACACCCGGGCAGGCATCAGGTGCGGCAGCGCCGGCGAGGCAGGCGGCTATGCCGTCGGGACGTCCCGTAATCCCTCCCGACGTATCACAGTACTTTGTACCGGCCCGGGGCAGCCAGTCTGGAAACGCGCTTTTATACAGGCCGTCCGTACTCGGCGTGGCGCAGGTGCATTTCATAGATGCCAGGTCCGGAGTGGATATGACGGATGATACCGCCGCAACTACTGATATCACAGATGATCCCATACCGGTCAATTGGGACAACGCCCGCGATGCCGGTTTCAGCATCTCCGACCTGGAGAAAGCGCCCCGCGAGGGCGCCCAGTTCGGGACCTTGCCGGCAGTGGCAGGCAAGGCGCGCAGCTATGATGGCTGGAGCAAGGAGTTCACTACCTGGCTTTACGGCAGCAAGAAATACGAGCTATTTAAGAGCCCGACCTACAAACAGGTTTCCAGGCCCGGAGAGTCGGAGAGGGACTTCAGGATAAGGCTGGGCCAGAGCGCCAGGGAACAGCGCGACGACATGATTGATAAACTCAAGAAGAAATACCAGGCCAAGATAAACACGCTGGAAGAGAGGATCCGTAAAGCGCAGCAGGCGGTGGACCGCGAGGCCGAGCAGCAGAAGCAGCAGCAGATGCAGACCGTGATCAACGTTGGCTCCACGCTGTTGGGAGCATTCCTGGGCAAGGGCTTCGGCGCCGGCACCGTTGGCAAAGCGGCCACCACCGCCAAAAGCGCCGGACGTATCTTCAAGGAGAAGGATGACGTGAACCGCGCCAGGGAGAGCGTGGCAACGCATCAGCAGACGCTGGAAGAGTTGGAAGCTGAGTTCAAGGCCGAGATGGACGAACTCGCCGCCAAGACCGATCCGGCCACTGAAGAGCTGCAGAAGATATCCCTTCGGCCGGCCAAAAAGGACATCGTGGTCAAGCTGGTCGGACTGGCCTGGCTGCCCTACTGGCGTGCACAGGACGGCACGGTTTCCGCAGCCTGGCAATAGACGCGATTGAATGACAATCCATCGCAAGATGGATTTATACGGTGATTTTAAGCCTGTGCCTGAGGTAAAGACCTGCCAGCAGGCCGGTGAGCAGCCCGCCCAGGTGTCCCTGCCAGGATATGAATGAGAACGGCAGCAGGATGAGGAAGCCGATGACCACGGCGATCCACAGGGGCATGGGCACCGGTATGGGAAAGATAAACACTTTGACTTTCGGTGCGACAATTGCCAGCGCCCCGCCCAGGGCGAAGACCGCCCCCGAGGCGCCGATGGTCGCCGCGTAGGGAGACGACAACGCCAGGACAAAGAGACCCCCGACAATGCCGCCGGCAAAGTAAACGATGAGAAAATTGCGCATGCCGGCGATGCGGTTGAGGAAGCTGCCGAAAAAATACAGCGTCAGCATATTGGTCAGCAGGTGCCAGAAATCCGCCTGCGTGAACATGTACGTTACGAGTGTCCACGGCCGCGCCAGAAGGCCGCCCCAGGAACCGTACAGCGCAAGGTAAGGTATGATATTGCCCCCGGTGAAGGCGGCTATGTTTACCCCAAGATATACCAGCACGTTCAGGATTATGATCACGATTATGGGGATGAGCTCTCCCTCACCCGTGCGATAACGTACATTAGACATATCTATTTACCCTGATTAATGATTTTTATCCTTATTTAGTTTATCACGACCGGAACGAGAATCGGCATCAGGCCGGCGTGTAGTAGGTCAGCCCGTCCTCATTATATTGCTTGACTTTTCCCCGTTCCAGCAGGTAGATCAGGTGCGCGATGGTCTCCCCCATGGCGAACCATTGCTGCACTATAGGAAAATCTTTCCATTCTTTGGCCTCGATTCTCCACGTGATATACGGCGCGACCTGATATGCCGTCTTGTCACCCTGCTTGAGGGCGGCCACGGCCTCTTCCAGCCTCACCCTGTGATGCTCCTTCAGTTCCTGGATACGCTGCTT
This genomic window from Dehalococcoidia bacterium contains:
- a CDS encoding radical SAM protein, giving the protein MRFERPEIIRPPSEHASYYLPLTSGCSNNTCAFCAFSFTNLGIRDLQDVKSEIDAMSLYMNSRMALPGQPDIVYAILRRWDGRRVFLQDGDALVYPYPKLVEALQYLNGKFPSLERIACYATPQDVLRRSVAELKALRELKLGILYMGVESGDDEVLSRIKKGATHTEMVEAAAKVREAGILLSVTVILGLGGVQGSRRHAMETARILTEMDPDYAGALTLTLIPGTPLYLEWEKGNFELITPFDSLMELRTIVEHAAFSDCFFSSMHASNYFAIRGSMPGDKGKMLAQLDAILAKKDPALLRPEYLRGL
- a CDS encoding ARMT1-like domain-containing protein; translation: MKVSTECHDCLMRLAHQASGFATDDPVLREDSKRAAGELIRDKLKPGIVSIEVAAPLHHLIKQVTGNHDPYRKFKDIEISEARKLFALVQDSYKENFVDYLRLAAQGNAMDFFRPIGELEKEVRENGLQFAIDDSALLEGRVRSSSLVLYLADNSGEVFFDMPLLNLMRRYARTIYVVKELPVQNDVTIADIRKAGLQQEAGEVITTGTATPGVLFELASEEFKQAFAAADFIFAKGMGYYETLDELDPQGKIFFCLKAKCGPVARSLGVPLNSYVAKLH
- a CDS encoding PaaI family thioesterase, coding for MPDTLKRLLEHGKNEPVAGFLGMRLLELSPGYARVSMPMKPEYINFNGMIFGGIISSVADQAFAYATNSVINPNVASQFNIHFIAAVGVEDELTAECRVMKSGKRVCISEIKVMNREGQLIATATGTTIPLI
- a CDS encoding ATP-binding protein → MEDFEKLGVFYIGREYDMAQKKSGENLVLYDSKDLVTHGVCVGMTGSGKTGLCISILEEAALDGIPAIIIDPKGDMPNMMLTFPQLRAEDFLPWINEDDARRKGLTPQDFAAKQADLWKNGLASWGESGDRIAKLKQAADFVIYTPGSTAGIPVSILKSFAAPPAALIEDNELLRDRINSTVTSLLGLVGKDADPIKSREHILISTILDNAWRQGIDLDLAALIQQVQTPPVSRIGVIDLDSFYPAKDRFELAMLINNLLAAPGFNAWLEGEALDIGQMLYGPSGKPRMSIFSIAHLGDAERMFFVSLLLNQVLAWMRQQPGTTSLRAMVYMDEIFGYFPPVANPPSKQPLLTLLKQARAFGVGILLATQNPVDLDYKGLSNTGTWLLGRLQTERDKARVLEGLEGASASQGAKFDRQAMEQTLAGLGNRVFLMNNVHDDEATIFETRWAMSYLRGPLTRTQIKTLMDPVKAQMPKAPAPAAQATASQSPAFTAPTPGQASGAAAPARQAAMPSGRPVIPPDVSQYFVPARGSQSGNALLYRPSVLGVAQVHFIDARSGVDMTDDTAATTDITDDPIPVNWDNARDAGFSISDLEKAPREGAQFGTLPAVAGKARSYDGWSKEFTTWLYGSKKYELFKSPTYKQVSRPGESERDFRIRLGQSAREQRDDMIDKLKKKYQAKINTLEERIRKAQQAVDREAEQQKQQQMQTVINVGSTLLGAFLGKGFGAGTVGKAATTAKSAGRIFKEKDDVNRARESVATHQQTLEELEAEFKAEMDELAAKTDPATEELQKISLRPAKKDIVVKLVGLAWLPYWRAQDGTVSAAWQ
- a CDS encoding rhomboid family intramembrane serine protease, yielding MSNVRYRTGEGELIPIIVIIILNVLVYLGVNIAAFTGGNIIPYLALYGSWGGLLARPWTLVTYMFTQADFWHLLTNMLTLYFFGSFLNRIAGMRNFLIVYFAGGIVGGLFVLALSSPYAATIGASGAVFALGGALAIVAPKVKVFIFPIPVPMPLWIAVVIGFLILLPFSFISWQGHLGGLLTGLLAGLYLRHRLKITV